One Spirochaeta africana DSM 8902 genomic window carries:
- the gltB gene encoding glutamate synthase large subunit gives MSLIRRPEKQGLYDPQFERDNCGVGFVAHIKGEQSHQIIDDAREILVRMTHRGAVGSDRNTGDGAGMMTSLPWDFLEDIAREELQAELPPRGSFSAGLVFLPRQDAEYAAVKAACERIVRDEGAEVMGWRSVPVDNSMIGPTALASEPRMEQMFVKAGGAMEQSAFERTLYLVRKRCTNEIRGSEIDSDHFFYICSLSTRVMVYKGMLMPEQLTAYFSDLRNPRYKSHLAMVHSRFSTNTFPSWDRAQPLRFMSHNGEINTLRGNVNKMRAREGKLASPVFGEAIDKLRPVIEPDLSDSGSFDNVLELLLMSGVELPEAVMMMVPEAWQNHTLMPDAGKAMYEYLSAMMEPWDGPASIVFTDGHYIGATLDRNGLRPSRYYLTRDDRVIMASEVGVLDIDPADVVEKGRLQPGRMFLVDFEQGRIIGDEELKDGYAARHPYREWLDEQRITLDELPKAEPASCIPGEDLLAHLRLFGITLEHLNLILKPMAESGKEPLGSMGNDAPLACLSDRPRLMYEYFKQLFAQVTNPPIDSIRENIVMSLASYIGPEQNLLEATPEHAHRLYMPTPFITNAELASIKNLDYRGWKTRTIDITYPVDPGYRYGESEGRLEAELDRISREAEQAIADDYALVVLSDRAAGPDRVAIGALPAVGAVHQYLVSQAKRTQIGIVLESGEPREVHHFCTLVGFGADAVNPYLAYEAMIHLRETGALPAEMCDDEIVERYHNAMAYGMRKVFGKMGISTLESYKGAQIFEAVGVSPAVMDRCFTGTASRIQGIGFAEIEREAYMRHELAYPRRNRQIGSDYLPGGDYQYRFNGEKHMWDPESVADLQIAARSNDAAAYRRFAERQNARSTIQATIRGLLRFKPRTAIPLDEVEPVENIMRRFVTGAMSFGSISQEAHETLALAMNRIGGKSNTGEGGEMPERFQLLANGDSKRSAIKQVASGRFGVTIDYLTNADEIQIKMAQGAKPGEGGELPGHKVFDVIAKTRHSTAGVGLISPPPHHDIYSIEDLAQLIYDLKNANPQARISVKLVSEVGVGTVAAGVAKGHADHILISGHDGGTGASALTGIKNAGLPWELGLAEAHQTLVMNDLRSRVMVQTDGQLKTGRDVVIAALLGAEECGFATSALITMGCIMMRKCEKNTCPVGIATQDEKLRAKFTGQAEHVVNYMRFIAEDVRQIMAELGFRRFDEMVGQSDVLEADPDVLNWKSRHVDLSAILQKPVNQLNGDAPVICCIPQDHGLAQVLDRRLIPVAEKILADGKRRELELPVVNTDRAVGTMTSHVIASARGLEGLPAEAAAGPLGEGLRVRFTGSAGQSFGAWLSRGVTFELEGDANDYVGKGLSGGTIVVYPPRRSGFAAEDNIIIGNVALYGAVSGRGFFRGIAAERFCVRNSGAEVVVEGVGDHGLEYMTGGRAIILGRTGRNFAAGMSGGIGYVWDPEGRLPERVNPGMVELLPLDAVDDGYLQSMLREHRDLTGSQPAERILGDWETARSQFVKVISPAYRRVLELQRERDGVGAAAPDSSVGEGKESVHG, from the coding sequence ATGAGTTTGATTCGAAGGCCTGAGAAACAGGGTCTCTACGATCCCCAGTTTGAACGGGATAACTGTGGTGTGGGCTTTGTGGCTCACATCAAGGGTGAGCAGAGTCACCAGATTATAGATGATGCACGCGAGATACTGGTGCGCATGACCCATCGCGGTGCGGTGGGCAGCGATCGCAATACCGGTGATGGTGCCGGCATGATGACCTCGCTGCCCTGGGATTTCCTTGAGGATATCGCCCGGGAAGAGCTGCAGGCAGAGCTGCCGCCGCGCGGCAGCTTCAGTGCCGGGCTGGTGTTCCTGCCGCGGCAGGATGCAGAGTATGCCGCCGTCAAGGCTGCCTGTGAGCGGATCGTTCGCGACGAGGGCGCCGAGGTGATGGGCTGGCGCAGTGTGCCGGTCGACAACTCGATGATCGGTCCGACCGCCTTGGCATCCGAGCCGCGTATGGAGCAGATGTTCGTCAAGGCTGGCGGCGCGATGGAGCAATCGGCATTTGAGCGTACCCTGTACCTGGTGCGCAAGCGCTGTACCAACGAGATCCGCGGCTCAGAAATCGACAGTGATCACTTCTTTTATATCTGTTCCCTCTCCACCCGGGTGATGGTGTACAAGGGCATGCTGATGCCCGAGCAGCTGACCGCCTATTTTTCCGATCTGCGCAACCCCCGCTACAAGAGCCATCTGGCGATGGTGCATTCACGGTTCTCTACCAACACCTTTCCCAGCTGGGACCGCGCGCAGCCGCTGCGGTTCATGAGCCATAATGGTGAGATCAATACCCTGCGGGGGAATGTAAACAAGATGCGTGCCCGGGAGGGCAAGCTGGCCAGCCCGGTATTCGGCGAAGCCATTGACAAGCTGCGGCCGGTTATCGAGCCGGATCTGAGCGACTCGGGGAGTTTTGACAATGTACTCGAGCTGCTGCTGATGTCCGGGGTTGAGCTGCCAGAGGCAGTCATGATGATGGTGCCTGAAGCCTGGCAGAATCATACCCTGATGCCGGATGCCGGCAAGGCGATGTATGAATACCTGAGCGCCATGATGGAGCCCTGGGACGGGCCGGCCTCGATTGTATTCACCGACGGGCATTACATCGGTGCCACACTGGATCGCAACGGGCTGCGCCCGAGCCGGTATTATCTTACCCGGGATGACAGGGTAATTATGGCCAGTGAGGTCGGGGTGCTGGATATAGACCCTGCCGATGTGGTCGAGAAGGGGCGGCTGCAGCCGGGACGGATGTTCCTGGTAGATTTCGAGCAGGGGCGCATTATCGGCGATGAGGAGCTGAAGGACGGGTATGCCGCCCGCCATCCGTATCGGGAATGGCTGGACGAGCAGCGGATCACCCTGGACGAGCTGCCAAAGGCTGAGCCCGCCTCCTGCATCCCCGGCGAGGATCTGCTGGCCCATCTGCGCCTGTTCGGGATTACCCTGGAGCATCTGAATCTGATCCTCAAGCCGATGGCCGAGTCCGGGAAGGAGCCTTTGGGTTCGATGGGTAACGATGCCCCGCTGGCATGTCTCTCGGATCGTCCGCGACTGATGTATGAGTATTTCAAGCAGCTCTTTGCCCAGGTGACCAATCCGCCGATCGACTCGATTCGCGAGAATATCGTAATGAGCCTGGCCAGCTACATCGGCCCGGAACAGAACCTCCTGGAGGCTACCCCCGAGCATGCCCACCGGTTGTACATGCCGACCCCGTTTATCACCAATGCCGAGCTTGCATCGATCAAAAATCTTGATTACCGCGGCTGGAAAACCAGAACCATCGATATTACCTATCCGGTGGATCCGGGGTATCGCTATGGCGAGAGTGAGGGTCGTCTGGAGGCGGAGCTTGATCGCATCAGTCGCGAGGCGGAGCAGGCCATTGCCGATGACTATGCCCTGGTGGTACTGAGTGACCGGGCAGCTGGCCCGGATCGGGTAGCGATCGGAGCCCTGCCGGCGGTCGGGGCGGTGCATCAGTATCTGGTGAGCCAGGCAAAGCGCACCCAGATCGGAATCGTGCTGGAATCCGGCGAGCCGCGCGAGGTGCATCACTTCTGTACCCTGGTCGGGTTCGGTGCTGACGCGGTCAATCCGTATCTGGCCTACGAGGCCATGATTCACCTGCGCGAGACCGGGGCCCTGCCGGCCGAAATGTGCGATGACGAAATTGTCGAGCGGTATCACAACGCCATGGCCTACGGGATGCGCAAGGTCTTTGGCAAGATGGGCATCTCCACCCTGGAGTCCTACAAGGGAGCCCAGATCTTCGAGGCGGTCGGGGTGTCACCAGCGGTGATGGATCGCTGTTTCACCGGTACCGCCAGCCGTATTCAGGGGATCGGGTTTGCCGAGATCGAGCGCGAGGCCTATATGCGGCATGAGCTGGCCTATCCGCGCCGCAATCGCCAGATCGGCAGTGACTATCTGCCGGGCGGGGATTATCAGTACCGCTTTAACGGCGAAAAGCATATGTGGGATCCAGAGTCGGTCGCCGATCTGCAGATCGCCGCCCGAAGCAACGACGCCGCGGCCTACCGGCGTTTTGCCGAGCGCCAGAACGCCCGCTCTACTATTCAGGCTACTATTCGCGGGCTGCTGCGGTTCAAGCCGCGCACCGCGATCCCGCTGGATGAGGTCGAGCCGGTCGAGAACATCATGCGCCGGTTTGTAACCGGGGCGATGAGCTTTGGCTCTATCAGTCAGGAGGCGCATGAAACCCTGGCGCTGGCCATGAACCGCATCGGTGGCAAGAGCAACACCGGCGAGGGCGGCGAGATGCCGGAGCGGTTTCAGCTCCTGGCGAACGGCGACAGTAAGCGCAGTGCCATCAAACAGGTGGCCTCGGGTCGCTTCGGGGTGACTATTGATTATCTGACCAATGCCGATGAGATCCAGATCAAGATGGCCCAGGGGGCCAAGCCGGGTGAGGGCGGTGAGCTGCCCGGGCACAAGGTATTCGATGTCATTGCCAAAACCAGGCACTCCACTGCCGGGGTCGGGCTGATCAGCCCGCCGCCGCACCATGATATCTACTCGATCGAGGATCTGGCTCAGCTGATCTATGACCTCAAGAATGCCAATCCCCAGGCCCGCATCAGTGTGAAGCTGGTGTCAGAGGTCGGGGTTGGTACGGTAGCGGCCGGTGTTGCCAAGGGGCATGCCGATCATATCCTGATCAGCGGCCACGACGGAGGCACCGGAGCATCGGCCTTGACCGGTATCAAGAACGCCGGGCTTCCCTGGGAGCTGGGGCTGGCCGAGGCCCATCAGACCCTGGTGATGAATGATCTGCGCAGCCGGGTGATGGTGCAGACCGACGGGCAGCTCAAGACCGGTCGCGATGTGGTTATCGCCGCCCTGCTGGGCGCCGAGGAGTGCGGTTTTGCCACCAGCGCCCTGATCACCATGGGCTGTATCATGATGCGCAAGTGCGAGAAGAATACCTGCCCGGTCGGGATTGCCACCCAGGACGAGAAACTGCGTGCCAAGTTTACCGGACAGGCCGAGCATGTGGTGAACTACATGCGCTTTATTGCCGAGGACGTGCGCCAGATCATGGCCGAGCTCGGGTTTCGCCGTTTCGATGAGATGGTCGGGCAGAGCGATGTTCTGGAGGCCGATCCCGATGTGCTGAACTGGAAGTCGCGGCATGTGGATCTGAGTGCGATCTTGCAGAAGCCGGTGAATCAGCTGAACGGAGATGCCCCGGTGATCTGCTGCATCCCCCAGGACCACGGGTTGGCGCAGGTGCTGGACCGGCGGCTCATACCGGTAGCCGAAAAGATCCTTGCGGACGGCAAGCGTCGAGAACTGGAGCTGCCGGTGGTAAATACCGATCGTGCCGTCGGTACCATGACCAGTCATGTTATTGCATCAGCGCGCGGACTGGAGGGGCTGCCGGCCGAGGCCGCCGCCGGACCGCTGGGTGAGGGCCTGCGGGTGCGCTTTACCGGCAGTGCCGGGCAGAGCTTCGGGGCCTGGCTGTCGCGCGGGGTCACCTTCGAGCTGGAGGGCGACGCCAACGACTATGTCGGCAAGGGGCTGTCGGGGGGCACCATCGTGGTATACCCCCCGCGTCGCAGCGGGTTTGCTGCCGAGGACAACATTATTATCGGGAATGTAGCCCTGTACGGGGCGGTTTCCGGCCGCGGGTTCTTTCGCGGGATAGCTGCCGAGCGCTTCTGTGTACGCAACTCCGGGGCCGAGGTAGTGGTAGAGGGTGTCGGTGACCACGGTCTTGAGTACATGACCGGCGGCCGCGCTATCATCCTGGGGCGTACCGGGCGCAATTTTGCTGCCGGTATGTCCGGGGGTATCGGCTATGTCTGGGACCCTGAGGGGCGTCTGCCCGAACGGGTGAACCCGGGAATGGTGGAGCTGCTGCCGCTGGATGCGGTTGATGATGGATACCTGCAGTCGATGCTGCGTGAGCACCGGGATCTGACCGGTTCGCAGCCGGCCGAACGGATACTGGGTGACTGGGAAACCGCCCGCAGCCAGTTTGTGAAGGTTATCAGCCCGGCCTACCGGCGCGTGCTGGAGCTGCAGCGCGAGCGCGACGGTGTAGGGGCAGCAGCCCCCGACAGCAGTGTCGGCGAGGGAAAGGAGAGTGTACATGGGTAA
- the argS gene encoding arginine--tRNA ligase — translation MVNIKQAVQDAVSTAIVQAAAEAGVDQDSIDLSQVIVSLPPSSDLGDLAFPMFPLARGFRSAPPAIATAVAALLASGNCIWIADARAAGPYVNVFLHRSRYTELIASDLTSAPEKFGRTSRYEGRKVMVEFSCPNTNKPLHLGHLRNNALGSSVARLYAAAGAEVERVNLINDRGVHICKSMLAYREFGNGATPESAGMKSDHFVGSWYVRFAQWAKEDPSAEQRAAEMLQQWEAGDPEVMELWRTMNRWTIDGINQTYLRTGIEFDRVYYESETYLSGRTEIMEGLERGIFYTAEDGAIMVDLAEIGLDTKVLLRKDGTSLYLTQDIGTAIARHRDWPFEQMVYVVGSEQQYHFHVLFHVLKKLGYTWAENLYHLSYGMVNLPDGRMKSREGTVVDADDLLSQLTSLALAELEERGRDSEVDDPQATAHAIALGALHYYLLMVTPNKDMVFDPSESLSFTGNTGPYLQYVGARISSMMRKAGFDMASAASIDYDLLNMDSEWDLIKAIGRFPEVVERSAEGYAPSELAGYLYDLGKSFSRYYHDTPVFQGVEPATAQARLALCGFVLAVMRQGFDLLGIPFLDRM, via the coding sequence ATGGTAAATATCAAGCAGGCAGTCCAGGATGCGGTGTCGACGGCGATTGTCCAGGCAGCCGCCGAGGCCGGGGTAGATCAGGACAGTATCGACCTGAGTCAGGTGATTGTATCGCTGCCGCCCTCAAGTGATCTCGGGGATCTGGCATTCCCGATGTTTCCGCTGGCGCGAGGGTTTCGCAGCGCGCCGCCGGCTATTGCTACAGCTGTTGCCGCTCTGCTGGCGTCCGGCAACTGTATCTGGATTGCCGATGCGCGTGCTGCCGGCCCATACGTAAATGTGTTCCTGCACCGCAGTCGCTATACCGAGCTGATTGCCAGTGATTTGACCAGTGCGCCGGAGAAGTTCGGGCGCACCAGTCGCTACGAGGGACGTAAGGTGATGGTGGAATTCTCCTGCCCCAACACCAACAAGCCGTTGCATCTGGGGCACCTGCGCAACAATGCCCTGGGTTCCTCGGTTGCCCGGTTGTATGCCGCCGCCGGGGCAGAGGTCGAGCGCGTCAATCTGATCAATGACCGCGGGGTGCATATCTGTAAATCGATGCTGGCATACCGGGAATTCGGCAACGGAGCCACCCCTGAATCCGCAGGGATGAAGTCCGATCATTTTGTCGGCTCCTGGTACGTGAGGTTCGCTCAGTGGGCAAAGGAGGACCCGTCGGCCGAGCAGCGGGCTGCCGAGATGCTGCAGCAGTGGGAGGCCGGTGATCCCGAGGTAATGGAGCTCTGGCGCACCATGAATCGCTGGACCATCGACGGAATAAACCAGACCTACCTGCGTACCGGCATCGAGTTCGACCGGGTCTATTACGAGAGTGAAACCTATCTGTCGGGGCGCACCGAGATCATGGAGGGGCTGGAACGCGGAATATTCTATACTGCCGAGGACGGCGCAATTATGGTGGACCTGGCCGAGATTGGTCTGGACACCAAGGTGCTGCTGCGCAAGGACGGGACCAGCCTGTATCTGACCCAGGATATCGGTACCGCGATTGCCCGCCACCGCGACTGGCCGTTTGAGCAGATGGTGTATGTAGTCGGTTCCGAGCAGCAGTACCATTTTCATGTGCTGTTCCATGTGCTGAAGAAACTGGGATATACCTGGGCGGAGAACCTGTATCATCTATCATACGGCATGGTAAATCTTCCCGACGGACGAATGAAATCCCGTGAGGGTACGGTGGTTGACGCCGATGATCTGCTGTCGCAGCTGACCAGCCTGGCTCTAGCCGAGCTGGAGGAGCGGGGCAGAGACAGTGAGGTGGATGATCCCCAGGCCACTGCTCATGCTATTGCACTGGGCGCACTGCATTATTATCTCCTTATGGTCACCCCCAACAAGGATATGGTGTTTGATCCATCCGAGTCGCTGTCGTTTACCGGCAATACCGGGCCCTATCTGCAGTACGTAGGGGCGCGGATTTCGAGTATGATGCGCAAAGCCGGCTTTGATATGGCTTCCGCCGCCAGCATCGATTATGATCTGCTGAACATGGACAGCGAATGGGACCTGATCAAGGCAATTGGCCGGTTTCCCGAGGTTGTCGAGCGGTCTGCCGAGGGGTATGCCCCCTCCGAGCTGGCCGGATACCTGTATGACCTGGGGAAATCGTTCAGCCGCTACTACCATGACACCCCGGTTTTTCAGGGGGTTGAACCGGCTACAGCGCAGGCCCGTCTCGCATTGTGCGGATTCGTGCTGGCGGTAATGCGGCAGGGCTTTGATCTACTGGGGATACCGTTCCTGGACAGGATGTAA
- a CDS encoding polyphenol oxidase family protein, with the protein MDVQYRSLTTAAPAARLEFPAAFYLTLAAEGDMGPAGDDDHPVRAAVLQRLGIAPGECVLVQQQHTRQVVTLDDAQGSDCIADGIVVLGPGCAAVTVADCMPIGVYEHGSGFWAILHSGRRGTGILTTAIGEIRRRIASSGRFTVTFGPCIGTARYQVDSRTAGDFAREWGDRCVVETPGGTAIDLRAANLGIAEELGVETAYVYRDCTYEHPELGSYRAEGSGNFRRMLALIQKD; encoded by the coding sequence GTGGATGTTCAGTATCGTTCCCTGACAACAGCTGCCCCTGCCGCACGCCTGGAGTTCCCTGCTGCCTTCTATCTGACGCTGGCTGCCGAAGGGGATATGGGACCTGCCGGTGATGATGACCACCCGGTTCGTGCTGCAGTGCTGCAGCGCCTGGGTATAGCCCCCGGGGAGTGTGTCCTGGTTCAGCAGCAGCATACCCGGCAGGTGGTTACCCTGGATGATGCCCAGGGCAGCGACTGTATTGCCGATGGTATTGTTGTGCTGGGGCCCGGCTGTGCCGCGGTAACCGTTGCTGACTGCATGCCGATCGGGGTGTATGAGCATGGCAGTGGTTTCTGGGCAATACTGCACTCGGGGCGCCGCGGTACCGGCATACTGACGACGGCAATCGGCGAGATTCGTCGCCGCATCGCCAGTTCGGGGCGGTTTACGGTGACCTTTGGTCCCTGTATCGGGACAGCACGGTACCAGGTTGATTCCCGCACCGCCGGGGATTTTGCCCGGGAGTGGGGTGACCGCTGTGTGGTCGAGACTCCCGGCGGAACGGCAATCGATTTGCGGGCGGCTAACCTGGGTATAGCCGAGGAGTTGGGTGTGGAAACCGCGTATGTGTATCGGGATTGTACCTACGAGCATCCCGAGCTTGGCTCGTATCGGGCCGAGGGATCTGGAAATTTTCGGCGCATGCTGGCGCTTATACAAAAGGATTAG
- a CDS encoding DUF5312 family protein, whose product MAESVFDTLVQGMSREERIEMLDRIQSDAGLEPDPIVYDGGDPGNIDLQAAYHQMSLLQKILMFFRKLFTGKDHFQLVEQHLLNQLGRRIIAANPGFVEPNGTMLLEGFAYRVDELRGYIQRLAGPLSTVLGESRKQFIGFMFSMIAPTTYDLIRQETDPAAAAQAAPELNDRELKRRLSRSFQDILESLQSDQRTQIYMNYRFLYHLLQLASFPYTQILQEFQGAGDSKLVPAQFTGLEGVLRRLDSQIHSTTEIPSSNVLHLVFVFLEREQQNGDELKQRLDKQLKQAYEAIGVLRSFVREVPLRDIVAFCSGDIRYAPLELSGGEDWFSLFREHVGDIIDRRVDSYTFSRRRTEILSDLMQITGSTTLPDAVPYSSEQLYVGCRFHLSLSIALFVVQRLFPARWLSPLKVLLIDGEFYKDNNRKEYNDAYQALEEMEERITELLGNLPRSSKQQHAEMQGFLQNVDKQVRRILDDLVGSLRLLTDVIDGILFGEVGGRFDTIANLGQINGRSNQKYLKQLEAVLNEITRAKDYLMEAIDLEQTKRRV is encoded by the coding sequence ATGGCTGAATCGGTATTCGATACATTAGTGCAGGGAATGTCGCGCGAGGAACGGATCGAGATGCTGGATCGCATTCAAAGCGATGCCGGTCTTGAACCCGATCCTATCGTATACGACGGCGGTGATCCGGGAAATATTGATCTGCAGGCGGCTTATCACCAGATGTCTCTGCTGCAGAAGATACTCATGTTTTTTCGCAAGCTGTTTACCGGCAAGGACCATTTTCAGCTGGTGGAGCAGCACCTGCTGAATCAGCTTGGCCGCCGGATTATTGCTGCCAACCCCGGTTTTGTCGAGCCGAACGGCACCATGCTGCTGGAGGGGTTCGCCTACCGGGTAGACGAGCTGCGCGGCTATATTCAGCGACTTGCCGGCCCGCTGAGTACGGTGCTGGGGGAATCCCGCAAGCAGTTTATCGGCTTTATGTTCAGCATGATCGCCCCGACCACCTATGATCTGATTCGTCAGGAGACCGATCCGGCTGCAGCTGCCCAGGCTGCCCCGGAGCTGAATGACCGGGAGCTCAAGCGTCGCTTGAGCCGCTCGTTTCAGGATATCCTTGAGTCCCTGCAAAGCGATCAGCGCACCCAGATTTATATGAACTACCGGTTTCTGTATCATTTGCTGCAGCTGGCCTCCTTTCCGTATACCCAGATTCTACAGGAGTTTCAGGGGGCTGGAGACAGCAAGCTGGTGCCGGCCCAGTTTACCGGTCTTGAGGGGGTGCTGCGGCGACTGGATTCCCAGATCCATTCTACTACCGAGATCCCCTCGTCCAATGTGCTGCACCTGGTGTTTGTGTTTCTGGAGCGGGAGCAGCAAAACGGCGATGAGCTAAAACAGCGCCTGGACAAGCAGCTGAAACAGGCCTATGAGGCAATCGGGGTACTGCGCTCCTTTGTCCGTGAGGTGCCGCTGCGCGATATCGTGGCATTCTGCAGCGGGGATATCCGCTATGCACCCCTTGAGCTTTCAGGAGGCGAGGACTGGTTCAGTCTTTTTCGTGAGCATGTTGGCGATATTATTGATCGGCGGGTAGACAGTTACACCTTTTCGCGACGACGTACCGAGATTCTCTCGGACTTGATGCAGATTACCGGAAGTACCACGTTGCCTGATGCCGTTCCGTACAGCAGTGAGCAGCTGTACGTCGGCTGTCGGTTTCATCTCTCATTAAGCATTGCCTTGTTTGTGGTGCAGCGTCTGTTTCCGGCTCGCTGGCTGTCTCCCCTGAAGGTACTCTTGATAGATGGCGAGTTCTACAAGGACAATAATCGCAAGGAGTATAACGACGCCTATCAGGCCCTGGAGGAGATGGAAGAGCGGATAACCGAACTCTTAGGCAATCTGCCGCGCAGCAGCAAGCAGCAGCATGCCGAGATGCAGGGTTTTTTGCAGAATGTCGACAAGCAGGTGCGGCGTATTCTCGATGACCTGGTGGGCAGTCTGCGGCTGCTGACAGATGTGATCGATGGAATCCTCTTTGGTGAAGTAGGCGGCCGTTTCGACACCATCGCCAACCTCGGGCAGATAAACGGGCGTTCGAATCAGAAGTATCTGAAACAGCTTGAGGCGGTGTTGAACGAGATTACCCGGGCAAAAGACTATCTTATGGAAGCAATTGATCTTGAACAGACCAAGCGTCGCGTTTGA
- the cimA gene encoding citramalate synthase — protein MSRSSSSSPVVFYDTTLRDGMQGIEINFTLDDKLAIARMLDELRIDYIEGGFPLANELEAEFFRRIQREKLQHSRIVAFGSTRRPGHRAASDPHITALIEAETPTVIVVGKSWSEHVTSVLGTSLEENLEMIHDSIYTLKQAGREVFFDLEHFFDGYKHDPGYALKALEAGTQAGADCLVLCDTNGGTLPHEVRRIIGELPQDTLAPLGGHFHNDCGTAVANSLDAILAGARHVQGTINGWGERCGNANLCGLIPNVQLKLGLPNSVGDRVSELTTVSRFIAAQANIIPDKRQPFVGSAAFSHKAGQHADVVQKAPHLMEHMDAGEVGNERQILLSALAGKGTILAKLQEYGNFSKNSPEVACLLDLLKKKEAAGYEYEAAEASFDLIIRQAIGSYTPLFGLKNYHLESFKAGDTASKTVGRIFLNLEEHDIMGAAVGIGPVETLDHALRDALTPHFPELAAVELVDYRVRVLNPESHAAAKVRVFITSTNGEDNWNTVGVHENIVEASYQALVDSLEYYYNACVLGRGRATTSPFCR, from the coding sequence ATGAGCCGATCATCCAGTTCCTCTCCGGTGGTATTTTACGACACAACCCTGCGTGACGGCATGCAGGGTATCGAGATCAACTTTACCCTGGACGACAAGCTCGCCATTGCCCGAATGCTCGACGAGCTGCGCATCGATTACATCGAGGGCGGCTTTCCCCTTGCAAACGAGCTTGAGGCCGAGTTTTTTCGTCGCATCCAGCGCGAGAAACTGCAGCACTCGCGCATCGTTGCATTCGGATCTACCCGTCGCCCCGGACATCGGGCTGCCAGCGATCCGCATATCACCGCACTGATCGAGGCCGAAACACCAACCGTGATTGTTGTTGGCAAAAGCTGGTCCGAGCACGTTACCAGTGTTCTCGGCACCTCTCTCGAGGAGAACCTCGAGATGATTCATGACTCTATCTATACCCTCAAGCAGGCCGGTCGCGAGGTGTTCTTCGATCTGGAGCATTTCTTCGACGGCTACAAGCATGACCCGGGCTATGCCCTGAAGGCACTGGAGGCCGGCACCCAGGCCGGCGCAGACTGCCTGGTGCTTTGCGATACCAACGGGGGCACCCTTCCCCATGAGGTGCGCCGGATAATCGGCGAGTTGCCGCAGGACACCCTTGCACCCCTGGGTGGGCACTTTCATAATGATTGCGGCACCGCCGTGGCAAACTCACTGGATGCCATTCTGGCTGGCGCCCGGCATGTCCAGGGCACCATTAACGGCTGGGGTGAACGCTGCGGCAATGCCAACCTCTGCGGGCTTATCCCCAATGTCCAGCTCAAGCTGGGCCTGCCCAACAGCGTTGGCGACCGGGTGTCCGAACTCACCACCGTAAGCCGGTTTATCGCCGCCCAGGCAAACATTATTCCGGACAAACGCCAGCCGTTCGTCGGCAGCGCCGCCTTCAGCCACAAAGCCGGGCAGCATGCGGATGTAGTACAGAAGGCCCCCCATCTGATGGAACACATGGATGCCGGCGAGGTGGGCAATGAACGCCAGATCCTGCTGTCGGCACTGGCCGGCAAGGGCACTATCCTGGCAAAACTGCAGGAATACGGCAATTTCTCGAAAAACTCCCCCGAGGTAGCCTGCCTGCTGGATCTGCTCAAGAAAAAGGAAGCCGCCGGCTACGAATACGAAGCGGCAGAGGCCAGTTTTGACCTGATAATCCGCCAGGCAATCGGCAGCTACACCCCGCTGTTCGGGCTCAAGAACTATCACCTCGAGTCCTTCAAGGCCGGCGACACCGCCTCCAAGACCGTAGGGCGGATCTTCCTTAACCTGGAGGAGCATGACATCATGGGCGCCGCTGTCGGGATCGGCCCGGTAGAGACCCTGGATCATGCCCTGCGCGATGCACTCACCCCGCACTTTCCCGAACTTGCCGCGGTAGAGCTGGTAGACTATCGGGTACGGGTCCTGAATCCGGAAAGCCACGCCGCTGCCAAGGTCCGGGTTTTTATTACCTCAACCAACGGCGAGGACAACTGGAATACAGTCGGGGTGCACGAGAACATTGTCGAGGCATCCTACCAGGCGCTTGTCGACAGCCTGGAGTATTACTACAACGCCTGCGTGCTTGGCAGAGGGCGGGCTACCACCTCCCCCTTCTGCAGGTGA